Proteins from one Dermacentor variabilis isolate Ectoservices chromosome 1, ASM5094787v1, whole genome shotgun sequence genomic window:
- the LOC142571479 gene encoding uncharacterized protein LOC142571479 isoform X1, with translation MGSSSDSTSHQTGATMKTAFIVFAVLAYSALAEDSKKAAKKNETTVEGRGLFLGSNNGFPGCPPCPCGYGGGAGGLASLGGYSVGLGQGAVPAAGLGSGVALGSGVGVGHGVGAVGLGSGFGVGPAAGVAGLGHGVEASHGAAGVSAGSGLGLQHGAAEGTHGVSITPEAGAALAGLADAGVGLIGGSSPVLTPGVGVGSKVVGAGAGVGAGPAVGPVGGAGIVGTHVVPGPGIGAGTGAGHQSAASGHSGFQTGSGFANKAGGHKAGQGSFAYNVGGSDSNSYGHSSSYGDSKSFGLSSNEGFNHARGQGSHGSAFNKQAAGSEASSHSSGVKTKVVV, from the exons ATGGGAAGCAGCTCAGATAGCACCAGCCACCAGACAGGAGCAACCATGAAGACCGCA TTTATTGTGTTTGCAGTACTGGCCTATTCAGCGCTGGCTGAAGACAGCAAAAAGGCAGCGAAGAAAAACGAGACCACAGTGGAAGGGCGAGGCCTCTTCTTGGGCAGCAACAATGGATTCCCTGGCTGTCCACCATGCCCGTGCGGGTACGGTGGCGGTGCCGGAGGCTTGGCAAGTCTTGGCGGCTATAGTGTTGGTCTCGGTCAGGGAGCCGTACCTGCTGCAGGCCTTGGTTCAGGAGTTGCCTTAGGctctggtgtcggcgtcggccACGGAGTCGGAGCAGTGGGTCTCGGTTCTGGTTTCGGAGTCGGTCCCGCGGCCGGAGTAGCAGGGCTTGGTCATGGTGTCGAGGCCAGTCATGGAGCTGCAGGAGTAAGTGCCGGTTCCGGGCTCGGACTTCAGCACGGAGCAGCCGAAGGAACCCACGGTGTCAGCATTACTCCAGAAGCTGGCGCTGCATTAGCCGGCCTCGCAGACGCAGGAGTTGGTCTCATCGGCGGGTCCAGCCCCGTCCTCACTCCTGGCGTTGGCGTAGGTTCTAAAGTCGTTGGAGCTGGGGCAGGAGTAGGCGCAGGACCTGCGGTTGGACCCGTAGGGGGTGCTGGCATCGTTGGAACTCATGTCGTCCCTGGTCCAGGCATCGGGGCTGGCACTGGAGCTGGCCATCAGTCAGCGGCTTCCGGCCACTCGGGCTTTCAGACTGGCTCCGGATTCGCCAACAAGGCCGGTGGGCACAAGGCTGGGCAGGGCAGCTTCGCCTACAATGTGGGTGGCTCAGACAGCAACTCGTACGGCCACAGCAGTTCTTATGGCGACTCGAAGAGCTTCGGCCTGAGCTCCAATGAAGGTTTCAACCATGCCCGAGGTCAAGGTAGCCACGGAAGCGCCTTCAACAAGCAGGCCGCCGGCTCAGAAGCCTCAAGCCATAGCTCCGGGGTCAAGACAAAGGTGGTCGTTTGA
- the LOC142571479 gene encoding uncharacterized protein LOC142571479 isoform X2 encodes MKTFIVFAVLAYSALAEDSKKAAKKNETTVEGRGLFLGSNNGFPGCPPCPCGYGGGAGGLASLGGYSVGLGQGAVPAAGLGSGVALGSGVGVGHGVGAVGLGSGFGVGPAAGVAGLGHGVEASHGAAGVSAGSGLGLQHGAAEGTHGVSITPEAGAALAGLADAGVGLIGGSSPVLTPGVGVGSKVVGAGAGVGAGPAVGPVGGAGIVGTHVVPGPGIGAGTGAGHQSAASGHSGFQTGSGFANKAGGHKAGQGSFAYNVGGSDSNSYGHSSSYGDSKSFGLSSNEGFNHARGQGSHGSAFNKQAAGSEASSHSSGVKTKVVV; translated from the exons ATGAAGACC TTTATTGTGTTTGCAGTACTGGCCTATTCAGCGCTGGCTGAAGACAGCAAAAAGGCAGCGAAGAAAAACGAGACCACAGTGGAAGGGCGAGGCCTCTTCTTGGGCAGCAACAATGGATTCCCTGGCTGTCCACCATGCCCGTGCGGGTACGGTGGCGGTGCCGGAGGCTTGGCAAGTCTTGGCGGCTATAGTGTTGGTCTCGGTCAGGGAGCCGTACCTGCTGCAGGCCTTGGTTCAGGAGTTGCCTTAGGctctggtgtcggcgtcggccACGGAGTCGGAGCAGTGGGTCTCGGTTCTGGTTTCGGAGTCGGTCCCGCGGCCGGAGTAGCAGGGCTTGGTCATGGTGTCGAGGCCAGTCATGGAGCTGCAGGAGTAAGTGCCGGTTCCGGGCTCGGACTTCAGCACGGAGCAGCCGAAGGAACCCACGGTGTCAGCATTACTCCAGAAGCTGGCGCTGCATTAGCCGGCCTCGCAGACGCAGGAGTTGGTCTCATCGGCGGGTCCAGCCCCGTCCTCACTCCTGGCGTTGGCGTAGGTTCTAAAGTCGTTGGAGCTGGGGCAGGAGTAGGCGCAGGACCTGCGGTTGGACCCGTAGGGGGTGCTGGCATCGTTGGAACTCATGTCGTCCCTGGTCCAGGCATCGGGGCTGGCACTGGAGCTGGCCATCAGTCAGCGGCTTCCGGCCACTCGGGCTTTCAGACTGGCTCCGGATTCGCCAACAAGGCCGGTGGGCACAAGGCTGGGCAGGGCAGCTTCGCCTACAATGTGGGTGGCTCAGACAGCAACTCGTACGGCCACAGCAGTTCTTATGGCGACTCGAAGAGCTTCGGCCTGAGCTCCAATGAAGGTTTCAACCATGCCCGAGGTCAAGGTAGCCACGGAAGCGCCTTCAACAAGCAGGCCGCCGGCTCAGAAGCCTCAAGCCATAGCTCCGGGGTCAAGACAAAGGTGGTCGTTTGA